The proteins below are encoded in one region of Reichenbachiella sp. 5M10:
- a CDS encoding type B 50S ribosomal protein L31 — protein sequence MKKDIHPEYRDVIFFDTSSDFKFMTKSTMNSNETIEWEDGKEYPVVKIEVSSASHPFYTGKKLFVDTAGRVEKFNKRYKKK from the coding sequence ATGAAAAAAGACATTCATCCAGAGTACAGAGATGTGATCTTCTTTGACACATCAAGTGACTTCAAGTTTATGACTAAGTCTACTATGAACTCAAACGAAACTATCGAGTGGGAAGATGGTAAGGAATACCCAGTAGTTAAAATTGAAGTTAGCTCTGCTTCGCACCCATTCTATACAGGCAAGAAACTATTTGTGGATACTGCTGGTAGAGTTGAGAAATTCAACAAAAGATACAAGAAGAAATAA
- a CDS encoding GlmU family protein yields MNIALIDLPSHRSKLFPLTLTRPIADLRIGILTIREKWEKRMQQKVSYLTHESLSELFPPQSDQFELLINACICPSDKLIQAILALHDETALYQGDLLIAVKGQFSLASHTIGQESKKIEYNEPIIHIHRAWDIFLRNAEEIKADFALLTAGRQSTPISDPHTIVYAPENVFIEEGVTIKAAILNAENGPIYLDKDSEIQEGAAIRGPFALGAGSRINMNAKIREGSTVGPGCKIGGEISNSVIYGNSNKAHDGFLGNSVLGEWCNLGADTNNSNLKNNYSPVEMWDEVSQSYIDTGLQFCGLIMGDHSKSAINTMFNTGTTVGVCSNIFGSGFPRKRIKSFTWGGDRSMMAYELDKAIETAEIVMQRKGKSCSLAMQALLKNIFDESQNKAS; encoded by the coding sequence ATGAACATAGCTCTCATCGACCTGCCGTCACATCGGTCGAAATTATTTCCCTTGACACTCACACGCCCTATCGCTGATCTCCGTATCGGCATACTCACCATTCGGGAAAAGTGGGAAAAACGCATGCAGCAAAAGGTTTCGTATCTCACTCACGAAAGTCTCTCCGAGCTATTTCCTCCCCAAAGCGACCAGTTTGAGCTACTCATCAATGCCTGTATATGCCCTAGTGACAAGTTGATCCAAGCTATCCTTGCGCTCCATGACGAAACTGCTTTATATCAAGGCGACTTACTGATTGCTGTCAAAGGGCAATTCTCGTTGGCCAGCCATACCATTGGCCAAGAGAGTAAAAAAATTGAGTACAATGAACCCATCATACATATCCACAGAGCCTGGGACATCTTCTTGCGCAATGCAGAAGAAATCAAAGCAGATTTTGCGCTACTCACTGCTGGGAGACAAAGTACCCCAATCAGTGACCCACACACCATCGTCTATGCACCCGAAAACGTCTTCATCGAAGAAGGTGTCACCATCAAAGCAGCCATACTCAATGCAGAAAATGGCCCTATCTACCTAGACAAAGACAGTGAAATCCAAGAAGGAGCAGCCATCCGTGGTCCTTTTGCTCTGGGAGCAGGCTCACGCATCAACATGAATGCCAAAATCCGTGAAGGAAGCACTGTCGGGCCTGGATGCAAAATAGGAGGTGAAATTTCCAATTCAGTCATTTATGGAAACTCCAACAAAGCACATGACGGATTTCTCGGCAATAGCGTACTCGGAGAGTGGTGCAACCTCGGCGCTGACACCAACAACTCCAATCTCAAAAACAATTACTCTCCTGTCGAGATGTGGGATGAAGTTTCTCAAAGCTACATCGATACTGGGCTTCAATTCTGTGGCCTGATCATGGGAGACCACTCCAAATCAGCCATCAACACCATGTTCAATACTGGTACAACTGTCGGTGTCTGCTCCAACATCTTTGGCTCAGGGTTTCCGCGCAAGCGTATCAAATCCTTCACATGGGGAGGAGATCGCTCCATGATGGCCTACGAGCTCGACAAAGCAATCGAAACCGCAGAAATCGTGATGCAACGCAAGGGCAAGAGCTGCAGCCTCGCAATGCAAGCGCTACTAAAAAATATCTTTGACGAAAGCCAAAACAAAGCATCATGA
- a CDS encoding ATP-binding protein, producing MRFADIPGLEEAKSQLINAIRNNHVAHAQLFYGKQGSANLALALAYTAYINCQDRSEDDSCGQCSNCAKIDKLIHPDLQFVYPVSSTKSITGKNVVSSSYLKEWRTYLSANKYGALENWSSHYGAENKNANISKEESRNIVKSLSLKSFEAEYKVLIIWLPEFMHSSAANGILKILEEPPEKTLFLLVTNDYEKLLTTILSRCQLFKVPSFDDADVAQYLTHHLSMDADKAQKLAVLAEGSIKAALENVDSAEDDAHVLFRDWMRQCWTKDYTSINQANDLFFKMNKTTQKLFLQYAINMIRHSLVSQYMVDEKLKLNNEEQGFVTNFGKALTTDKLESISKELNQAAYHLDRNANVRILFMDLSLTIGRIMTAK from the coding sequence ATGAGGTTCGCTGATATCCCAGGTCTAGAAGAAGCCAAAAGCCAGCTCATCAACGCCATCCGCAACAATCATGTCGCACATGCGCAGTTGTTTTATGGCAAACAAGGCTCAGCCAACTTGGCGCTCGCTCTCGCCTATACGGCCTACATCAACTGCCAAGACCGCAGCGAAGACGATTCTTGTGGCCAATGCAGCAACTGCGCCAAAATCGACAAACTGATCCACCCAGACTTGCAGTTCGTCTATCCAGTCAGCTCTACCAAAAGCATCACTGGAAAAAACGTCGTGAGCTCGAGCTACCTAAAAGAATGGCGAACGTATCTCTCTGCCAACAAGTACGGTGCTCTTGAAAACTGGAGCAGCCACTACGGCGCAGAAAACAAAAACGCCAACATTTCCAAAGAAGAAAGTCGAAACATTGTCAAGTCGCTTTCTCTCAAATCCTTTGAAGCAGAATATAAAGTCCTCATCATCTGGCTCCCAGAGTTCATGCATAGTTCGGCTGCCAATGGCATCCTCAAAATCTTGGAAGAGCCTCCAGAAAAAACACTGTTTCTGCTCGTGACCAATGATTATGAAAAATTACTGACCACTATTCTCTCTAGATGCCAGCTCTTCAAAGTCCCGTCATTCGATGATGCAGATGTCGCTCAATATCTAACTCATCATCTATCAATGGATGCCGACAAAGCGCAAAAGCTCGCCGTTCTCGCTGAAGGCAGCATCAAAGCGGCTCTCGAGAATGTCGACAGTGCTGAAGACGACGCACATGTACTCTTCAGAGATTGGATGAGACAGTGCTGGACCAAAGACTATACGTCCATCAACCAAGCCAACGACCTGTTCTTCAAAATGAACAAAACGACACAAAAACTGTTTTTGCAATATGCCATTAACATGATTCGTCACTCTCTGGTATCTCAATACATGGTAGATGAAAAATTGAAATTGAACAACGAAGAACAAGGGTTCGTTACCAATTTTGGAAAAGCGCTCACCACAGACAAGCTGGAGAGCATCAGCAAAGAGCTCAACCAAGCCGCCTACCACCTCGACCGAAACGCCAACGTGCGCATATTATTCATGGACCTGTCGCTGACGATCGGTCGCATCATGACTGCCAAATGA
- the hemC gene encoding hydroxymethylbilane synthase — translation MNIKIGTRGSKLALWQAYYVQNRLAALGVDSEIITIETKGDKILDVSISKIGSKGVFTEEIEQQLQSRTIDIAVHSAKDMPSTLPNGFELIAFSEREKEHDVLVSHQPISWDKKDLVLGTSSTRRIAFLRKHFPQVQTVPVRGNLQTRIKKMKDGACDALWLAYAGAHRMGYDDMMVHHFDPNEFVPAVGQGSVAIEVYGDISPEKRAVIRQAVNDEKAETCLTAERSFLKVMNGGCSIPVFGRAQLHGDTLSLQGGIISLDGKTQVSKTCTSLPSSATQVGQTLAQYVLDHGGREILDQIRKQQAEE, via the coding sequence ATGAACATCAAAATAGGAACAAGAGGGAGTAAGCTAGCACTATGGCAAGCCTACTATGTCCAAAACCGCCTCGCCGCTCTGGGCGTAGACTCGGAGATCATTACCATCGAAACCAAAGGGGACAAAATCCTCGATGTAAGCATCTCGAAGATCGGTAGCAAAGGCGTCTTCACCGAAGAAATCGAACAGCAACTGCAGTCTAGAACCATAGACATTGCAGTTCACAGTGCCAAAGACATGCCCTCTACACTCCCCAATGGCTTTGAGCTCATTGCCTTTAGTGAAAGGGAAAAAGAACACGATGTACTCGTCAGCCATCAACCGATCAGTTGGGACAAAAAAGATTTGGTGCTAGGCACCTCCTCTACGCGTAGAATTGCGTTTTTACGGAAGCATTTTCCTCAAGTACAAACCGTACCTGTACGCGGAAATCTCCAGACACGGATCAAAAAAATGAAAGATGGCGCATGTGATGCGCTGTGGCTTGCCTACGCTGGAGCTCATCGTATGGGGTACGACGACATGATGGTACACCACTTCGACCCGAACGAATTCGTGCCGGCTGTCGGGCAAGGCAGTGTCGCCATAGAGGTATATGGAGACATCTCTCCCGAAAAACGGGCCGTCATTCGTCAAGCCGTCAATGACGAAAAAGCGGAAACCTGCCTCACTGCAGAACGCAGCTTCCTCAAAGTCATGAATGGTGGTTGTAGCATACCCGTCTTCGGACGGGCCCAACTCCATGGAGACACTCTCTCGCTACAAGGAGGAATCATCAGTCTGGACGGCAAGACACAGGTCTCGAAGACCTGCACTTCTCTCCCTAGCTCTGCGACACAAGTCGGACAAACTCTGGCTCAATACGTGCTCGATCATGGTGGACGTGAAATATTGGATCAAATAAGAAAACAACAAGCTGAAGAATAA
- a CDS encoding peptidylprolyl isomerase — protein MKKHIALLALSLSILVSCASDRKDYLVTIHTTFGDMKVLLYDETPLHKQNFIDLAESGDYDSTTFHRVIEGFMVQGGDIDAKTGERSNKTIPAELSQGYIHEKGALAAARQGDNINPKKASSWCQFYIIQGKVYSPEEIDAYQEQMNMGKKNELFGEIIQKPENQEYLDNARTFQKEGKQAAVDSIIAIVMQQVDEIYKPTALTDEQKEAYTTIGGTPHLDNEYTVFGKVVEGLDVIDQIAAVQTGRGDKPTEDYFMTMEVEMLSKKKITKLYGYEYPSEK, from the coding sequence ATGAAAAAACACATCGCACTACTCGCATTATCTCTTAGTATCCTGGTCTCTTGCGCCAGTGACCGCAAAGACTATCTCGTCACGATACATACAACCTTTGGAGACATGAAAGTCCTACTCTATGACGAAACCCCTCTGCACAAGCAAAACTTCATAGATCTCGCAGAGTCTGGAGATTATGACAGCACGACATTTCACCGAGTGATTGAGGGGTTTATGGTCCAAGGGGGCGACATAGATGCCAAAACCGGAGAACGTAGCAACAAAACGATCCCTGCAGAACTCAGCCAAGGGTACATCCACGAAAAAGGAGCCCTCGCCGCTGCGCGCCAAGGAGACAATATCAATCCTAAAAAGGCATCAAGCTGGTGTCAATTCTATATCATCCAAGGCAAAGTTTATAGTCCGGAAGAGATAGACGCCTACCAAGAACAAATGAACATGGGCAAAAAGAATGAACTGTTTGGTGAAATCATTCAAAAACCAGAAAATCAAGAGTATCTCGACAATGCTCGTACATTTCAAAAGGAGGGCAAACAAGCTGCCGTCGACTCTATCATCGCCATCGTCATGCAACAGGTAGACGAGATCTACAAGCCTACAGCACTCACCGATGAACAAAAAGAAGCCTACACTACCATCGGAGGAACTCCCCATCTAGACAATGAATACACGGTATTCGGCAAAGTAGTAGAAGGCTTGGATGTGATCGACCAAATCGCTGCGGTTCAAACCGGTCGTGGAGACAAACCAACAGAAGACTATTTCATGACTATGGAAGTAGAAATGCTCTCCAAGAAAAAAATCACGAAACTCTATGGGTACGAATACCCTTCAGAAAAATAA
- a CDS encoding YfiT family bacillithiol transferase translates to MNESQLYALKFPLGEFDDSIHVDAEAVQNWIAEIASFPQRMKDLTEGLSVEQSNWRYRPEGWTIKQVVHHCADSHLNSLVRFKLALTEEEPKIRPYYEDRWAQLVDGQDDDLSYSLMLLEGLHYRWVKLLRGLSPIDLKRGYLHPEFDSRVALEQAIGLYAWHGNHHLAHVRQAVAFRGEFL, encoded by the coding sequence ATGAATGAATCCCAACTTTATGCACTTAAGTTTCCCTTGGGCGAATTCGATGATTCGATACATGTGGATGCAGAGGCAGTCCAAAATTGGATTGCAGAGATTGCAAGTTTTCCTCAGCGAATGAAAGACTTGACGGAGGGCCTTTCGGTTGAGCAGAGCAATTGGCGTTATCGCCCAGAGGGATGGACGATCAAGCAAGTGGTACATCACTGTGCAGATAGTCACCTCAATAGCCTCGTACGGTTCAAACTTGCGCTGACCGAGGAGGAACCAAAGATTCGTCCTTACTACGAGGACCGCTGGGCACAGCTGGTCGATGGGCAGGACGATGATTTGAGTTACTCGTTGATGCTTTTAGAAGGATTGCACTATCGCTGGGTCAAGCTACTGCGTGGTTTGAGTCCCATAGATTTGAAGCGTGGGTATTTGCACCCCGAGTTTGATAGTCGGGTGGCATTGGAGCAAGCGATAGGGCTATATGCTTGGCATGGAAACCATCATTTGGCCCATGTGCGTCAAGCGGTAGCTTTTAGGGGAGAATTTCTGTGA
- a CDS encoding class I SAM-dependent methyltransferase produces MIKALLTPAVRQFIHEHREDNPAQLALLASKYPDIPTQLVAHQVKCYQRAKVKLPTFAETDGIVYPAGVSLEQSSSEATAQYKARLIEGRSLTDLTAGFGIDSYYFSRELEKVVAVEKNPGLTPVVTHNFEVLGVQNITYVQAEAIDYLENESEPTAAYFIDPARRDDANQKLHRIEDCQPNILELVPWLLKRKAEVWVKLSPLLDIHQALGQLVNVSELHVVSLHNECKELLFKCEAAYAGETVVRAVNLTKSGADVLRFTYAEEGQAVGYSEPLRYIYEPNASIMKAGGFKSVARAYGLLKLQRNSHLYTSSEWVDNFPGRGFLLEAVTVLNKKKLKPYLPANKANITVRNYPSTIQEIRKKTSIKDGGSVYLFATTLMDGSPRVLVCTRV; encoded by the coding sequence ATGATCAAAGCACTCTTGACTCCTGCCGTACGGCAATTTATCCATGAGCACAGGGAGGATAACCCAGCTCAGTTGGCATTACTTGCCAGTAAGTACCCAGATATTCCTACTCAGCTAGTGGCACATCAGGTCAAGTGTTATCAGCGAGCCAAAGTCAAGCTTCCAACTTTTGCAGAGACTGATGGGATTGTATATCCTGCGGGCGTGTCTTTGGAGCAAAGTTCGTCTGAAGCTACAGCACAATACAAAGCACGGTTGATTGAGGGGAGGTCTTTGACTGATCTGACGGCAGGTTTTGGGATCGATTCCTATTATTTTTCGAGAGAGCTCGAAAAAGTAGTTGCTGTAGAGAAGAACCCTGGTTTGACACCTGTAGTGACACACAATTTTGAGGTCCTTGGTGTGCAAAACATCACGTACGTACAAGCGGAGGCTATTGACTATCTCGAGAATGAATCCGAGCCAACAGCAGCTTATTTTATAGATCCAGCAAGACGGGATGATGCCAATCAAAAGCTCCATCGAATCGAAGATTGCCAGCCCAATATATTGGAACTTGTACCCTGGCTCCTGAAACGAAAAGCAGAGGTGTGGGTCAAACTGTCTCCGCTATTGGATATACATCAAGCACTGGGCCAGTTGGTCAATGTCTCGGAACTTCATGTAGTCTCGCTGCACAACGAGTGCAAGGAATTGTTGTTTAAGTGTGAGGCGGCATATGCCGGAGAGACGGTGGTTCGGGCGGTAAACCTGACCAAATCAGGAGCGGATGTATTGCGCTTCACCTATGCGGAGGAGGGGCAGGCTGTGGGCTATAGTGAGCCTCTTCGCTACATCTACGAACCCAATGCATCCATCATGAAGGCGGGTGGCTTCAAATCCGTGGCTAGGGCATACGGGCTTCTAAAATTGCAGAGAAATTCTCACCTCTACACCTCATCGGAGTGGGTGGATAATTTTCCTGGAAGGGGCTTCTTGCTTGAGGCGGTGACTGTGCTCAACAAAAAGAAATTAAAGCCTTATTTGCCAGCCAATAAAGCCAATATCACCGTCCGAAACTACCCGAGCACCATACAGGAGATACGAAAAAAAACCTCCATCAAAGACGGAGGTTCTGTATACCTGTTTGCTACGACGTTGATGGACGGCAGCCCAAGGGTGCTAGTCTGTACTCGCGTTTGA
- a CDS encoding aspartate-semialdehyde dehydrogenase, translating into MKLAVVGATGLVGSEILEVLKERNFEYDELLLVASARSAGKQIEYQGKTYTVIGLEDAVAAKPDIAIFSAGGGTSLEWAPKFAEVGTIVIDNSSAWRMDPTKKLVVPEINGDAITIDDRIIANPNCSTIQMVLVLGPLHEKYGINRVIVSTYQSVTGSGKGAVDQMMSERAGETPEMVYPHKIDMNVLPHIDVFQDNGYTKEEMKMTNETVKILRDEKVKVSATCVRIPTMGGHSEAVNIEFDNPYDLEEVKAILSKVPGLVIQDDVANNIYPMPLTAHKKDEVFVGRIRKDESKENALNLWIVADNLRKGAATNAVQIAQYVTENNLVL; encoded by the coding sequence ATGAAACTTGCAGTAGTAGGAGCAACAGGACTAGTCGGATCAGAGATACTAGAGGTGTTGAAAGAAAGAAATTTTGAATACGACGAATTGTTATTGGTCGCGTCTGCCCGCTCAGCAGGCAAGCAGATCGAGTATCAAGGGAAGACTTATACGGTGATTGGTTTGGAAGATGCAGTGGCAGCCAAGCCTGATATTGCTATCTTTTCAGCGGGAGGAGGGACTTCTCTGGAGTGGGCACCTAAGTTTGCCGAGGTAGGTACGATCGTCATCGACAACTCTTCTGCATGGAGAATGGATCCTACCAAGAAATTGGTCGTGCCAGAGATCAATGGTGATGCGATTACCATAGATGACCGCATCATTGCCAATCCCAACTGCTCTACTATTCAGATGGTATTGGTGTTGGGCCCATTGCATGAGAAATATGGAATCAACCGTGTGATCGTATCTACCTATCAGTCTGTGACTGGCTCTGGAAAAGGAGCGGTGGATCAAATGATGTCGGAGCGCGCAGGAGAGACACCAGAAATGGTCTACCCCCACAAGATTGACATGAACGTACTGCCCCATATCGACGTATTCCAAGACAACGGCTATACCAAAGAGGAAATGAAAATGACCAATGAAACGGTCAAAATCCTCAGAGACGAAAAAGTAAAAGTATCGGCTACTTGCGTGAGGATCCCTACGATGGGAGGTCACTCAGAGGCGGTCAATATCGAGTTTGACAATCCATATGATTTGGAGGAAGTGAAAGCGATTTTGTCCAAAGTGCCTGGCCTAGTGATCCAAGATGATGTGGCGAACAATATCTACCCCATGCCATTGACGGCTCACAAGAAGGACGAAGTATTCGTAGGACGTATCAGAAAGGATGAGTCCAAAGAAAATGCACTTAACCTGTGGATCGTAGCTGACAACTTGAGAAAAGGTGCGGCTACTAATGCGGTTCAGATCGCTCAGTACGTCACCGAAAACAACCTGGTGTTGTAA